Proteins from one Rhinopithecus roxellana isolate Shanxi Qingling chromosome 20, ASM756505v1, whole genome shotgun sequence genomic window:
- the SSTR5 gene encoding somatostatin receptor type 5, with amino-acid sequence MEPLFPASTPSWNASSPGAASSPGAASGGFDNRTLVEPVPSVGARAVLVPVLYLLVCAAGLGGNTLVIYVVLRFAKMKTVTNIYILNLAVADVLYMLGLPFLATQNAASFWPFGPVLCRLVMTLDGVNQFTSVFCLTVMSVDRYLAVVHPLSSARWRRPRVAKLASAAAWALSLCMSLPLLVFADVQEGGTCNASWPEPVGLWGAVFIIYTAVLGFFGPLLIICLCYLLIVVKVRAAGVRVGCVRRRSERKVTRMVLVVVLVFAGCWLPFFTVNIVNLAVALPQEPASAGLYFFVVILSYANSCANPVLYGFLSDNFRQSFQKVLCLRQGSGAKDADAMEPRPDRSRQQQEAMPPAHGAEANGLMQTSKL; translated from the coding sequence ATGGAACCCCTGTTCCCAGCTTCCACGCCCAGCTGGAACGCCTCCTCCCCGGGGGCTGCCTCCTCCCCGGGGGCTGCCTCCGGAGGCTTTGACAACAGGACGCTGGTGGAGCCGGTGCCCTCGGTGGGGGCCCGGGCAGTACTGGTGCCTGTGCTGTACCTGCTGGTGTGTGCGGCTGGGCTGGGCGGGAACACGCTGGTCATCTACGTGGTGCTGCGCTTTGCCAAGATGAAAACGGTCACCAACATCTACATCCTCAACCTGGCGGTGGCCGACGTCCTCTACATGCTGGGGCTGCCCTTCTTGGCCACGCAGAACGCTGCGTCCTTCTGGCCCTTTGGCCCCGTCCTGTGCCGCCTGGTCATGACACTGGATGGTGTCAACCAGTTCACCAGTGTCTTCTGCCTGACGGTCATGAGTGTGGACCGCTACCTGGCCGTGGTGCACCCGCTGAGCTCCGCCCGCTGGCGCCGACCGCGTGTGGCCAAGCTGGCGAGCGCCGCGGCCTGGGCCCTGTCTCTGTGCATGTCGCTGCCGCTCCTGGTGTTCGCAGACGTGCAGGAGGGCGGCACCTGCAACGCCAGCTGGCCGGAGCCCGTGGGGCTGTGGGGCGCCGTCTTCATCATCTACACGGCCGTGCTGGGCTTTTTCGGGCCGCTGCTGATCATCTGCCTGTGCTACCTGCTCATCGTGGTGAAGGTGAGGGCGGCGGGCGTGCGCGTGGGCTGCGTGCGGCGGCGCTCGGAGCGGAAGGTGACGCgcatggtgttggtggtggtgctggtgttCGCGGGATGCTGGCTGCCCTTCTTCACCGTCAACATCGTCAACCTGGCCGTGGCGCTGCCCCAGGAGCCCGCCTCCGCCGGCCTCTACTTCTTCGTGGTCATCCTCTCCTACGCCAACAGCTGCGCCAATCCCGTCCTCTACGGTTTCCTCTCTGACAATTTCCGCCAGAGCTTCCAGAAGGTTCTGTGCCTCCGCCAGGGCTCTGGCGCCAAGGACGCTGACGCCATGGAGCCGCGGCCAGATAGGAGCCGGCAGCAGCAGGAGGCTATGCCGCCCGCGCATGGCGCTGAAGCCAATGGGCTTATGCAGACCAGCAAGCTGTGA